Proteins from a genomic interval of Enterococcus faecium:
- the murB gene encoding UDP-N-acetylmuramate dehydrogenase gives MNKEEIVESLATITLLFDEPLMNYTFTKTGGPADVLAFPKKQDEVKQIIDYCRIHDIPWMVLGNASNLIVQDGGIRGVVIMLTEMKQIHVKGTMVIAEAGASLIDTTYAALAESLTGFEFACGIPGSVGGAVYMNAGAYGGEIKDVFAEVDLLLEDGTLKTLTKDEMVFSYRHSKVQELRAIVLEARFSLQTGDYEAIKARMDELTELRQSKQPLEYPSCGSVFKRPVGHYTGQLIQQAGLQGLKWGGAQVSEKHAGFIVNIDHATATDYIELIAHIQEVIKEKFDVSLETEVRIIGEKQAISETSRSLAN, from the coding sequence GTGAATAAAGAAGAAATAGTTGAAAGCTTAGCCACGATTACTTTATTGTTTGATGAACCATTGATGAACTATACGTTTACGAAAACAGGCGGACCAGCTGATGTCCTTGCATTCCCGAAAAAGCAAGACGAAGTAAAGCAAATCATCGATTATTGCCGAATCCATGATATACCTTGGATGGTATTAGGAAATGCAAGCAATCTGATCGTTCAAGATGGCGGGATTCGCGGTGTAGTCATCATGCTGACTGAAATGAAACAGATTCATGTCAAAGGAACGATGGTCATTGCGGAAGCAGGTGCCTCACTGATTGATACGACTTATGCAGCTTTGGCAGAATCATTGACTGGATTTGAATTTGCTTGCGGCATCCCGGGAAGTGTCGGTGGAGCGGTTTATATGAATGCAGGTGCGTATGGCGGAGAGATCAAAGATGTTTTTGCTGAAGTGGATCTTTTGCTTGAAGATGGAACATTGAAAACTTTGACAAAAGACGAAATGGTATTTTCTTATCGTCACAGTAAAGTCCAAGAATTACGTGCTATCGTATTGGAAGCTCGATTCAGTTTGCAAACAGGGGATTATGAAGCAATCAAAGCAAGAATGGATGAGTTGACCGAATTGCGTCAATCAAAACAGCCATTAGAATACCCTTCATGCGGAAGTGTCTTTAAGCGCCCAGTAGGACACTATACAGGTCAGCTGATCCAACAAGCAGGATTGCAAGGCCTGAAATGGGGCGGTGCACAAGTCTCTGAAAAACATGCTGGATTCATCGTCAATATTGATCATGCGACAGCGACAGATTATATTGAATTGATTGCGCACATCCAAGAAGTAATCAAAGAAAAATTTGATGTGTCTTTAGAAACAGAAGTGCGGATCATTGGAGAAAAACAAGCAATATCAGAAACAAGCAGAAGTTTAGCCAATTAA
- a CDS encoding helix-turn-helix domain-containing protein yields the protein MKLDYLIEEEDREKLLLARYLEFEKKNYVVLPKLYETLGLSKFKTRNYIIELNKEFTEFKTKPEIQISEEAEIHVERLNLTDIKNLRRIYFQRSKIARLLTEIVDSKVTIEKFAENHFLSISRAYVKRRELVSFLEQHQIKLKKNILVGEEINIRNVLFGVYFGVFNGFSMPFRESVMNEAKSIVQYFEYLFNLKLSATKRIKFNLLTTISLLRAYGNQPIGKRFFSDEYFKSSEGMKIIKDLSHISFFHIPKEQIIDEISYIMLFLITEEEFELDGAFGLAEAHFHDIHMISQKMSVELIDQLPFSIEISEEERLYIRKELRMGMMHVNRKNWIFDFEMTSFTSKKQLQFFFETYPIFSTAIQKVIQENKRYFLGKDERFMIRLFYDYLFLLVGICPVSYFEAPIHVCIDFSQGSAYTDYIISQVKGFKNYNIVIESRITSRTNIYLSDCLLEKFNKEQIIWKNPPTPDDWEYFGNIIIREKNRHLTEKIS from the coding sequence ATGAAGTTGGATTACCTTATAGAAGAGGAAGATAGAGAAAAACTGCTGCTAGCTAGATATTTAGAATTTGAGAAAAAGAATTATGTAGTGCTACCTAAGTTATATGAAACATTAGGTTTGTCTAAATTTAAAACAAGAAATTATATCATAGAATTAAATAAAGAATTTACTGAATTCAAAACAAAGCCAGAGATCCAAATTTCAGAAGAAGCAGAGATCCATGTCGAACGTCTGAATTTGACGGATATCAAAAATTTAAGAAGAATCTACTTTCAACGATCAAAAATTGCTCGACTGTTAACGGAGATCGTGGATTCAAAAGTAACGATCGAAAAATTTGCAGAGAATCATTTTTTAAGCATATCAAGAGCCTATGTAAAAAGAAGAGAATTAGTCTCTTTTCTTGAACAGCATCAAATAAAGTTAAAGAAAAACATATTAGTTGGGGAAGAAATAAACATACGGAACGTATTATTTGGGGTATATTTCGGGGTCTTTAATGGTTTTTCTATGCCATTTAGAGAAAGCGTCATGAATGAAGCAAAGAGTATCGTGCAATATTTTGAATATCTGTTCAATTTAAAACTGTCTGCAACAAAACGAATCAAATTCAATTTGCTAACCACTATTAGTTTGTTGAGGGCCTATGGGAATCAACCAATCGGAAAACGTTTCTTTTCAGATGAATACTTTAAGAGCTCAGAAGGAATGAAGATCATCAAGGATTTATCACATATTTCTTTTTTTCATATCCCTAAAGAGCAGATCATTGATGAGATTTCTTATATCATGTTGTTTTTGATCACGGAAGAAGAATTTGAATTAGATGGCGCATTTGGACTTGCGGAAGCTCATTTTCATGATATCCACATGATTAGTCAAAAAATGTCAGTGGAATTGATTGATCAATTACCATTTTCGATTGAAATCTCTGAAGAAGAAAGACTATATATACGAAAAGAACTTCGTATGGGTATGATGCATGTCAATCGAAAAAATTGGATATTCGACTTTGAGATGACTAGCTTTACGTCTAAAAAGCAGCTACAGTTTTTCTTCGAGACGTATCCAATATTCAGTACAGCAATCCAAAAGGTCATACAAGAGAATAAACGCTATTTCTTGGGAAAAGATGAACGTTTCATGATTCGCTTATTTTATGATTATCTCTTTTTATTGGTCGGTATTTGTCCGGTATCATATTTTGAAGCACCGATTCATGTCTGTATTGATTTTTCGCAAGGATCTGCTTATACCGATTACATTATTTCTCAAGTGAAAGGATTTAAAAATTACAATATTGTGATTGAGAGTCGAATCACTTCTCGTACGAATATTTATTTATCTGATTGTTTACTTGAAAAATTTAATAAAGAACAGATAATTTGGAAAAATCCACCGACTCCAGATGACTGGGAATATTTTGGAAATATCATCATCAGAGAAAAAAATAGACATTTAACTGAAAAAATCAGCTAG
- a CDS encoding bacterial Ig-like domain-containing protein: MCSKRRSKQLNKHACRLDKERSCSEKHYVKFMMRTMLISLSVGVYMHVPVQATAQTIKVVRTSVSETTDSPITITHTFTDANGKQLLPALTSYNKVSYPPTINHYWLIPNKTLWTSETGSSVPLSIFSDMTDPTKGDQLKQITDILNHALTDIKNGGSAQVSYVYEKDYSQFEGKKIDVLAGTKVSISDLVERLKNADGTQGDMSKVISNNGNIVDTTNTGTSTISLSYFDPIALKTMTASAVIHVRADQTAIKGKDLHLRTGESYAPKDLVEYVTKSDGTSGNKEEIKMNGTVDTTTPGEYPVVLTYIDSKTSNVAETTAVVYVEASAASSTVITHFIDSQTNKELQAETHMSSVNRIPDLRLPAEFSDRVPNIDLSTYEQDGKVTSISDWMQANGLDRKSHWSEILEVLHSELMNNRKQSGGEITFTYVYIPDNRSLEGHDLIVHPNEKINKEELIQSATNSLDKPVPLKDVSVTINEVPLEDGYLTKQTGDFTIMYSYHDPYSLQELHAQSLLHVLPLKKQIRQKEQKKQEENLSEKKQQMAHAVSPTGEAKQTRNLQPARISRKISESNKTIRQEAHLAPQVSGLENEILEPKIKQQSEKEFVAKQSADQNESDDQKETKKKRLSTIDSTDEHLQPQVPLPSPGTPAPGGGIPSSALGDFMRGMAGTWVYANRNEFGADDWF; this comes from the coding sequence ATGTGTTCAAAAAGACGTTCAAAACAACTAAATAAACACGCTTGTCGTTTAGATAAGGAACGGTCGTGTTCTGAAAAACACTACGTTAAGTTTATGATGCGCACGATGCTGATCAGTTTATCTGTAGGTGTCTATATGCATGTACCCGTTCAGGCAACGGCACAAACCATCAAGGTCGTACGTACCTCTGTTTCTGAGACCACTGATTCCCCTATCACTATTACTCATACTTTCACTGATGCAAATGGAAAACAGCTACTTCCTGCATTGACTTCCTATAATAAAGTCAGTTATCCTCCAACGATAAACCACTACTGGTTAATTCCTAACAAAACATTATGGACATCGGAAACCGGAAGCAGTGTGCCGCTTTCTATCTTTTCCGATATGACTGATCCTACAAAAGGTGATCAGTTAAAACAGATCACTGATATTTTGAATCATGCTTTGACAGATATAAAGAACGGTGGAAGCGCACAAGTTTCTTATGTATATGAAAAAGATTATTCACAGTTTGAAGGAAAGAAAATCGATGTTCTGGCAGGGACAAAAGTTTCGATATCTGATCTGGTAGAAAGGCTGAAGAACGCAGATGGAACACAAGGAGATATGTCCAAAGTAATTTCAAACAATGGGAATATCGTGGATACGACTAATACAGGAACATCTACTATTTCCTTGTCCTATTTTGATCCAATTGCTTTAAAAACAATGACTGCATCTGCTGTGATCCATGTTCGTGCTGATCAAACAGCTATCAAAGGAAAAGATCTTCACTTAAGAACAGGAGAGAGTTACGCCCCTAAAGATCTTGTTGAATATGTAACAAAAAGCGATGGAACTTCAGGAAATAAAGAAGAAATCAAAATGAACGGGACAGTAGATACTACAACTCCGGGAGAATATCCCGTTGTATTAACTTATATAGACTCGAAAACATCAAATGTGGCAGAAACAACAGCTGTAGTTTATGTAGAAGCATCTGCTGCTTCATCGACTGTCATCACTCATTTTATAGATAGTCAAACAAATAAAGAACTTCAAGCAGAAACACATATGAGTAGTGTAAATCGTATTCCTGATTTGCGCCTACCTGCTGAATTTTCTGATCGAGTGCCAAATATAGATTTATCGACTTATGAACAAGACGGAAAAGTCACTTCTATTTCTGATTGGATGCAAGCAAACGGATTAGACAGAAAAAGTCACTGGTCGGAGATCCTTGAAGTACTTCACTCAGAACTGATGAATAACAGGAAGCAATCAGGAGGGGAAATTACCTTTACTTATGTTTATATACCAGACAATCGTTCATTAGAAGGCCATGATCTTATTGTTCATCCAAACGAAAAAATAAACAAAGAAGAGTTGATCCAATCAGCAACAAATTCCTTAGATAAACCCGTACCGTTAAAGGATGTATCGGTTACAATCAATGAAGTACCATTGGAGGATGGTTATTTGACCAAACAAACAGGTGATTTTACGATTATGTATAGTTATCATGACCCGTATTCACTCCAAGAACTCCATGCTCAGTCGCTTTTACACGTTTTACCATTAAAAAAACAGATAAGACAAAAAGAACAAAAAAAACAAGAAGAAAACTTGTCAGAAAAAAAACAACAAATGGCTCATGCAGTTTCTCCAACAGGGGAAGCAAAGCAAACAAGAAATTTACAGCCAGCAAGAATATCTAGAAAAATCTCAGAATCTAATAAAACGATAAGGCAAGAAGCTCATTTGGCCCCACAAGTTTCTGGATTGGAAAATGAAATTTTAGAGCCTAAAATAAAACAACAATCAGAAAAAGAATTTGTTGCTAAACAGTCGGCAGATCAGAATGAATCAGATGACCAGAAGGAAACGAAGAAAAAACGCTTGTCAACTATTGATTCCACCGATGAGCATCTGCAGCCGCAAGTACCACTTCCTAGTCCGGGAACACCCGCACCTGGTGGAGGTATTCCTTCTTCTGCTTTAGGAGATTTCATGCGAGGTATGGCAGGAACATGGGTATACGCTAATCGAAATGAATTTGGCGCAGATGACTGGTTCTGA
- a CDS encoding GNAT family N-acetyltransferase has protein sequence MLDKTLPYAEIWMTRPLQQNVPITPLAEGFEFRFYQKEDESAWAEIETSVGEFQTTDEALEYFQQNFAPYPEELERRMFFVETKKGEKVATCTAWRKKSREQVYPVFHWLAVKPDYQGKGLAKALTARVLQEFPTLHTDGPIYLHTQTWSHQAIALYKKMGFTFIAENLDGTPNPDYEKVMQVLSKLDK, from the coding sequence ATGTTAGATAAAACGTTACCTTACGCAGAAATCTGGATGACAAGACCACTTCAACAAAATGTTCCAATCACGCCTTTAGCGGAAGGTTTTGAATTTCGATTTTATCAAAAAGAAGATGAATCTGCTTGGGCGGAGATTGAGACTTCCGTTGGGGAATTTCAAACGACAGATGAAGCACTTGAGTATTTTCAACAAAACTTTGCTCCTTATCCTGAAGAACTTGAAAGAAGGATGTTTTTTGTAGAGACAAAAAAAGGAGAAAAAGTAGCAACCTGTACCGCTTGGCGAAAAAAATCAAGAGAGCAAGTGTATCCTGTTTTTCATTGGTTAGCAGTGAAACCAGATTACCAAGGAAAAGGGCTCGCAAAAGCATTGACTGCCAGAGTCTTGCAAGAATTTCCTACCCTCCATACGGACGGACCAATCTATCTTCACACACAGACATGGAGCCATCAGGCGATTGCTCTTTATAAAAAAATGGGTTTTACTTTTATTGCTGAAAATCTAGACGGCACACCTAATCCAGATTATGAAAAAGTTATGCAGGTTTTAAGTAAATTAGATAAATAA
- a CDS encoding flavocytochrome c, with protein sequence MKKLVAGLLTAVALLAMSACGADQKNTAQTSSSTKESAEVSSGASEQVYTDPKEMKESYDVVIIGAGGAGMAAAIEAKDAGLNPVILEKMPVAGGNTSKSSSGMNASETKFQKEEGIKDSNDAFYEETLKGGGGTNDKEMLRYFVDHSADAVDWLDQNGIKLDNLTITGGMSEKRTHRPSDGSAIGGYLVEGLLNNVHEREIPIFVNADVTDIKKNGETVNEVTVHVQGEEPKEVTGKAIVVTTGGFGASKEFIEKYRPDLADYITTNQEGSTGDGITMIEKLGGQTVDMDKIQIHPTVQQDEGVLIGEVVRGEGAILVDQEGKRFVNEMDTRDKVSAAITALPEKSAYLIFDQGVRDRATAIEFYDQKGYVTTGKTMEELAEKIDLPKETLAKTVDGWNTDVAEKKDAQFNRATAMEHDLSSPNYYAIKIAPGIHYTMGGVKINTNTEVLDKENQPIRGLYAAGEVTGGLHGNNRIGGNSVAEIIIFGRQAGIQAARFASENE encoded by the coding sequence ATGAAAAAATTAGTTGCTGGTTTATTAACAGCCGTTGCACTTCTTGCTATGAGCGCATGCGGCGCAGATCAGAAAAATACAGCGCAGACAAGTTCTAGTACGAAGGAATCTGCCGAAGTATCATCAGGCGCTTCTGAACAAGTATATACAGATCCAAAAGAAATGAAAGAATCTTATGATGTCGTGATTATTGGAGCTGGTGGTGCAGGGATGGCAGCAGCTATCGAAGCAAAAGATGCTGGGTTGAATCCAGTAATTTTGGAAAAGATGCCTGTTGCCGGAGGAAACACATCTAAATCATCAAGCGGTATGAATGCTTCAGAAACAAAATTTCAAAAAGAAGAAGGAATCAAAGACTCGAATGATGCCTTCTATGAAGAAACGCTAAAAGGTGGTGGAGGAACGAATGATAAAGAAATGCTTCGATACTTTGTCGATCACTCTGCTGATGCGGTCGATTGGCTAGATCAAAACGGTATCAAACTGGACAACTTAACGATCACTGGAGGGATGAGTGAAAAGAGGACACATCGTCCGTCTGATGGCTCGGCTATTGGTGGATACTTAGTGGAGGGGTTATTGAATAACGTCCATGAGCGGGAAATCCCTATTTTTGTCAACGCAGATGTGACAGACATTAAGAAAAATGGGGAAACGGTCAATGAAGTGACTGTACATGTTCAAGGAGAAGAACCAAAAGAGGTCACCGGAAAAGCAATCGTAGTTACCACAGGCGGTTTTGGTGCCAGCAAAGAATTTATTGAAAAATATCGTCCCGATTTAGCTGATTATATTACGACAAATCAAGAAGGATCAACTGGAGATGGTATCACCATGATTGAAAAATTAGGTGGACAAACCGTTGATATGGATAAAATACAAATTCATCCAACTGTGCAGCAGGATGAGGGGGTCTTGATTGGTGAGGTTGTTCGCGGAGAAGGAGCAATCTTGGTCGATCAAGAGGGGAAAAGATTTGTCAATGAAATGGATACAAGGGATAAAGTATCTGCAGCAATTACAGCATTGCCTGAAAAATCAGCTTATTTGATTTTTGACCAAGGCGTGCGTGATCGTGCCACAGCTATTGAATTTTATGACCAAAAAGGATATGTCACAACTGGAAAGACAATGGAAGAATTAGCAGAAAAAATCGATTTACCAAAAGAAACACTAGCAAAAACAGTTGATGGATGGAATACGGATGTTGCGGAGAAAAAAGATGCTCAATTCAACCGTGCCACAGCCATGGAACATGACTTATCGTCTCCGAATTATTATGCGATCAAAATCGCACCAGGAATCCATTACACGATGGGCGGTGTGAAAATCAATACGAACACTGAAGTATTAGATAAAGAAAACCAGCCAATTAGGGGGTTATATGCTGCTGGTGAAGTCACAGGTGGCTTACATGGAAACAACCGGATCGGTGGAAATTCAGTTGCGGAGATCATTATTTTTGGGCGACAAGCGGGCATACAAGCAGCTCGATTTGCTTCGGAAAATGAATGA
- a CDS encoding NAD(P)H-quinone oxidoreductase, with the protein MRAISIKHPGSVDVLEQIEVPVPKPKQGELLIKVHTAAVNRTDIMKRESVSLKPPYPILGVEVAGEVVENKSDISTFTPGTKVYGLVNLGGYAEYAVMPADRAILLPDTLDYVSAAGISEVFLTAYQTLYWLGKLQEGETVLIHAGASGVGTAAIQLARQLSHAKIIVTAGSEEKLAFCKELGADELINYKKQDFQEEVRKITEGRGIDVILDFIGASYWEKNLASIAVDGRWVLIGMLGGTIVPEIDLGVLIGKRVQLLGTLLTPRSDQYKAELAQTFMQKAGPFLENGKIRPIIDRTFQFSAVKQAHEYMEANKNIGKIILKITE; encoded by the coding sequence ATGCGTGCCATTTCAATCAAGCATCCTGGTTCTGTAGATGTATTAGAACAAATTGAAGTGCCTGTTCCTAAACCAAAACAAGGCGAATTACTGATCAAAGTCCATACAGCAGCTGTCAATCGAACAGATATTATGAAAAGAGAATCAGTCTCTTTGAAACCTCCCTACCCTATTTTGGGAGTCGAAGTAGCTGGAGAGGTAGTTGAGAATAAAAGTGATATCTCCACTTTTACTCCTGGGACAAAAGTATACGGATTAGTCAATCTAGGTGGTTATGCCGAATATGCTGTGATGCCTGCCGATCGTGCAATCCTTCTCCCTGATACGCTAGACTATGTTTCTGCTGCTGGAATCTCAGAAGTTTTTTTGACTGCTTATCAAACACTTTACTGGCTTGGAAAATTACAAGAAGGCGAAACTGTCTTGATCCATGCAGGAGCAAGTGGTGTGGGAACAGCAGCGATCCAATTAGCTAGACAGCTTTCTCACGCGAAAATCATCGTTACTGCAGGATCAGAAGAAAAACTCGCCTTTTGTAAAGAACTTGGTGCAGATGAATTGATCAACTATAAAAAACAAGACTTTCAAGAAGAGGTACGAAAAATCACTGAAGGTCGGGGAATCGATGTTATTTTGGATTTCATCGGCGCTTCTTACTGGGAAAAGAATTTAGCTTCTATAGCCGTTGATGGACGTTGGGTCTTGATTGGTATGCTAGGTGGGACCATCGTGCCTGAGATAGACCTTGGTGTATTGATTGGGAAACGTGTCCAACTGCTTGGTACATTATTGACACCTAGAAGTGATCAGTATAAAGCAGAGCTCGCACAAACTTTTATGCAAAAAGCTGGGCCTTTTCTAGAAAATGGCAAGATTCGGCCAATCATTGACCGTACATTCCAATTCAGCGCAGTCAAACAAGCGCATGAATATATGGAAGCAAACAAAAACATCGGAAAAATCATTTTGAAGATAACTGAATAA
- a CDS encoding NAD(P)-binding oxidoreductase, translating to MKIFVVGANGQIGRHLIKDLAPSSHEIFAGVRDVASQTLVKKENVSYVSFDLTWSVEKMTEAFKGIDVLIFAAGSQGKNLLQVDLDGAIKTVIAAENAHVSRYLMVSAVYADEPAKWPESMTDYYITKHYADEWLKRTNLDFVILQPVTLTNDEEVTSIQLTKPNEKASKTITRSTVAAVLAALVEETDISRTTLVLSEGSKELNTAFQEWAKEG from the coding sequence ATGAAAATTTTTGTTGTAGGTGCAAACGGACAAATTGGCCGACACCTGATAAAAGATTTAGCTCCAAGTTCCCATGAAATTTTTGCAGGGGTGAGAGATGTCGCTTCCCAAACATTAGTAAAAAAAGAGAATGTTTCGTATGTCTCTTTTGATTTAACTTGGTCCGTGGAAAAAATGACCGAAGCATTCAAAGGCATCGATGTATTAATTTTTGCTGCCGGCTCTCAAGGAAAGAATCTTCTGCAAGTAGACTTGGATGGCGCAATCAAAACAGTGATCGCAGCTGAAAATGCGCATGTCTCTCGCTATCTGATGGTCAGTGCTGTTTATGCAGATGAACCAGCAAAATGGCCTGAGTCCATGACAGATTATTATATTACTAAACATTATGCAGATGAATGGCTGAAACGAACTAACTTAGATTTTGTCATTCTTCAACCAGTCACATTGACTAACGATGAAGAAGTTACTTCCATTCAATTAACTAAGCCTAATGAGAAGGCATCAAAAACGATCACTCGCTCTACAGTTGCTGCTGTACTTGCCGCTCTAGTGGAAGAAACGGATATTTCTCGTACGACTCTAGTACTTTCTGAAGGTAGCAAAGAGTTGAATACAGCATTCCAAGAATGGGCAAAGGAGGGATAG
- a CDS encoding ECF transporter S component, whose product MKNTKNFTLTAMFLAILILLAVTPLGFIPIGPINATTMHIPVIIASIVLGPRLGAFLGGTFGLISMIRSTVIQTPLSFVFSPFIPVIGTEHGSWKALLIAFIPRILIGVVPYFVYKGLRKLMKQKADSVSLFLAGLSGSLTNTILVMNMIYFLFQQDYAKVIGTNLNAVYSAILAVIFTSGIPEGIVAGLATAAVCNVLLRYFKHPSLTN is encoded by the coding sequence ATGAAAAATACAAAAAACTTTACATTAACTGCGATGTTTTTAGCTATTTTGATTTTATTAGCTGTTACGCCTTTAGGTTTTATCCCTATCGGTCCAATCAATGCAACAACCATGCATATTCCTGTAATCATTGCTTCGATCGTTTTAGGACCAAGACTAGGTGCTTTTCTTGGCGGTACATTTGGACTGATCAGCATGATCCGTAGCACAGTTATCCAAACACCTTTGTCTTTTGTCTTTTCTCCGTTTATCCCAGTCATCGGAACAGAACATGGAAGCTGGAAAGCCTTGCTGATCGCGTTTATTCCTCGTATCTTGATTGGGGTGGTTCCTTATTTCGTTTATAAAGGTCTGCGCAAACTAATGAAACAAAAAGCAGATTCCGTTTCTTTATTCTTAGCTGGACTTTCCGGTTCATTGACCAATACGATTTTAGTGATGAATATGATCTACTTTTTATTCCAGCAAGATTATGCCAAAGTCATCGGAACAAATTTAAATGCTGTTTATTCAGCTATTCTAGCGGTTATTTTTACAAGTGGTATACCTGAAGGAATCGTCGCAGGTCTTGCGACTGCAGCAGTATGCAATGTCTTGTTAAGATACTTCAAGCACCCTTCTCTTACTAACTGA
- the coaC gene encoding phosphopantothenoylcysteine decarboxylase yields the protein MKKILLGVTGSISAYKSADLTSQFVKLGAQIDVIMSKSSTHFITPLTLQSLSKRAVHTDVMQESNPQVINHIELAKQADLFLIAPATANIIGKLANGIADDLLSTVAMALPVGTPKLIAPAMNTNMYQNPITQRNLETLRSVGYQEIEPRESLLACGDFGKGALADIQTIIEQVMLTLNERNA from the coding sequence ATGAAAAAGATCTTACTAGGCGTTACTGGAAGTATTTCTGCTTACAAAAGCGCTGATCTTACAAGTCAATTCGTCAAATTAGGTGCCCAGATAGATGTGATTATGTCTAAAAGCAGCACACATTTTATCACGCCATTAACCTTGCAATCTCTGTCGAAGCGCGCAGTCCATACAGACGTCATGCAAGAATCAAATCCGCAGGTAATCAATCATATCGAACTAGCAAAACAAGCTGACTTGTTTCTCATCGCGCCTGCTACAGCAAACATTATCGGCAAGCTAGCAAATGGCATTGCAGACGATCTTCTTTCAACAGTCGCAATGGCGCTTCCAGTGGGAACACCAAAATTGATTGCCCCTGCCATGAACACGAATATGTATCAAAACCCGATCACTCAGCGTAATCTGGAAACATTGAGATCTGTCGGCTATCAGGAAATTGAACCAAGAGAATCTCTTTTAGCTTGTGGAGATTTTGGAAAAGGTGCCTTAGCTGATATTCAGACGATCATCGAACAGGTCATGCTGACTCTTAATGAAAGAAATGCTTAG
- a CDS encoding phosphopantothenate--cysteine ligase has protein sequence MKILITAGGTTEKIDQVRAITNHSTGRLGQALADYLAANPDTTIDYVTTKQALKPKRHSNITIYTIESALDLFLQLEALTKKEHYDAIIHSMAVSDFTPAFSFSEEQLAKNLPTSSTQEELDNWFAENEQTDTTVSKISSDTEHLVLVLKKTPKIISYLREWQPKAKIIGFKLLVDVPKESLLAVAKNSLINNKTDFIFANDLTEIHGETHHGYLLSKDGTVEEAQSKSEIAALITEKIRLEESK, from the coding sequence ATGAAGATTCTAATCACAGCTGGAGGAACGACTGAAAAAATCGATCAAGTACGTGCTATTACAAATCATTCGACAGGACGATTAGGGCAAGCATTAGCTGATTATTTAGCTGCCAATCCGGATACCACAATCGATTACGTGACTACGAAACAAGCACTGAAACCGAAAAGACACTCCAATATAACGATTTATACGATCGAATCTGCACTGGACTTATTTTTACAATTAGAAGCACTAACGAAAAAAGAACACTACGACGCGATTATCCACAGTATGGCAGTCAGTGATTTTACTCCTGCTTTTAGTTTTTCAGAAGAACAGCTGGCAAAAAACCTACCCACTTCTTCAACGCAAGAAGAACTGGACAATTGGTTTGCGGAAAATGAACAGACAGATACCACTGTTTCAAAGATCTCTTCTGACACCGAGCATCTTGTGCTCGTTTTGAAGAAAACACCAAAAATCATTTCTTATCTACGTGAATGGCAGCCAAAAGCAAAAATCATTGGTTTCAAACTATTAGTAGATGTACCAAAGGAATCTCTTCTGGCAGTCGCAAAAAATAGTCTGATAAATAACAAAACTGATTTTATTTTCGCAAATGATTTGACGGAAATCCATGGCGAGACACACCACGGCTATCTCTTATCTAAAGATGGAACAGTGGAAGAAGCTCAAAGTAAATCTGAGATTGCTGCATTGATTACTGAGAAAATTAGACTGGAGGAATCAAAATGA